One bacterium DNA window includes the following coding sequences:
- the coaE gene encoding dephospho-CoA kinase (Dephospho-CoA kinase (CoaE) performs the final step in coenzyme A biosynthesis.) — protein MKNTKLIGLTGNIGTGKSTVAWMFEEHGVPVLDADEIAHELLTPRTHAWRALYERYGNAIIGKDGQIDRTTLARIVFQDPVERKYLESVIHPLVKAELSKRSAALAKEHHRFIIAEVPLLIEAHWEGLFDAIIVVRCREEQEVERCMQKFAMSREEIMLRLAAQFPLERKVAAADAVIDNDGTFEETRVQVARLHQDMIKGLFPKKK, from the coding sequence ATGAAGAACACCAAGCTCATCGGTCTCACCGGCAACATCGGCACCGGCAAGAGCACGGTCGCATGGATGTTCGAGGAGCACGGCGTCCCGGTGCTCGATGCGGACGAAATTGCGCACGAGCTCCTCACCCCCCGCACTCATGCCTGGAGGGCGCTGTACGAACGCTACGGCAACGCCATCATCGGTAAGGATGGCCAGATCGACCGCACCACGCTGGCCCGCATCGTCTTCCAGGACCCGGTCGAACGCAAATATCTAGAATCCGTCATACACCCTCTGGTAAAAGCGGAACTCTCAAAGCGCTCCGCCGCGCTCGCGAAGGAGCACCACAGGTTCATCATCGCCGAGGTGCCTCTGCTCATCGAGGCGCACTGGGAGGGCCTCTTCGACGCGATCATCGTCGTGCGCTGCAGGGAGGAACAGGAGGTAGAGCGCTGCATGCAGAAGTTCGCGATGAGCCGCGAGGAGATAATGCTCAGACTCGCCGCTCAGTTCCCACTCGAGCGAAAAGTCGCGGCCGCCGACGCGGTGATCGACAACGATGGGACGTTCGAGGAGACCCGCGTCCAGGTGGCAAGGCTGCATCAGGATATGATCAAAGGACTCTTCCCGAAAAAGAAGTGA
- the mreC gene encoding rod shape-determining protein MreC, producing the protein MAFLRRKFRFLPFLIPILLALVFFSLSSDSMRRAPWYQDAIWNVIAPPQKVASWVRGLVGGAWSSYVTLVGAAEERDALSAKVALLEGKLVRSEEVSQENSRLRALLGYRESFPQKTLVASVVANDPRSEFKSITIDRGSRDGIRSLMPVIGPRGLVGKVGTVDSNTARVLLITDPNSAVDAMVQRSRARGVVVGTAWKTELKAGFYLARLEYIRRVSDIRDGDVVVTSGFDRIFPPGIPVGTVKDISTSRYGVFTDANVVPFENMAELQEVLVVVGGEVAAGMGAGG; encoded by the coding sequence ATGGCATTTCTAAGAAGAAAGTTTCGTTTTCTCCCATTCCTGATCCCGATCCTACTGGCGCTCGTCTTCTTCTCGCTTTCATCCGACAGCATGCGCAGGGCCCCGTGGTATCAGGATGCGATCTGGAACGTGATTGCTCCGCCGCAGAAGGTTGCGAGCTGGGTGCGCGGTCTGGTCGGCGGCGCATGGAGCAGCTATGTGACGCTCGTCGGCGCGGCTGAGGAACGCGATGCGTTGTCGGCGAAGGTGGCCCTGCTCGAGGGAAAACTGGTAAGGTCTGAGGAGGTGTCGCAGGAGAACTCAAGACTCAGGGCTCTGCTCGGCTACCGGGAGAGTTTTCCGCAGAAGACCCTCGTCGCGAGCGTGGTGGCCAACGACCCGCGCTCCGAGTTCAAGAGCATCACGATAGACAGGGGGTCGCGAGACGGCATCCGTTCCCTGATGCCGGTGATAGGACCTCGAGGGCTGGTGGGCAAGGTCGGCACCGTGGACAGCAACACAGCCAGGGTTCTTCTCATCACCGACCCGAACAGCGCGGTCGATGCGATGGTCCAGCGCTCTCGCGCCAGGGGGGTCGTGGTCGGGACCGCGTGGAAGACCGAGCTCAAGGCGGGTTTCTATCTCGCGCGTCTCGAGTACATAAGGCGCGTGAGCGACATACGCGACGGGGACGTCGTGGTCACCTCCGGCTTCGATCGGATATTCCCGCCGGGTATCCCTGTCGGCACGGTCAAGGACATATCCACCTCCAGATACGGCGTCTTCACGGACGCGAACGTAGTGCCGTTCGAAAACATGGCCGAGCTCCAGGAGGTGTTGGTGGTGGTGGGCGGAGAGGTCGCGGCGGGCATGGGCGCGGGGGGTTAG
- a CDS encoding SurA N-terminal domain-containing protein: MRQTMLDILRKHASSWMIKAILASIVVTFIFFFGWSTFRKGASEPSKTVATVNGLPIPAAEFRFLLDQNYERLRSSFKEGEVPEFLKKMAMQGTLEQLISRTLMREQADKLGIVIPDEMLIDAVKGTPAAQRDGEFDYVFYRDEYLPYFKQKFGIDFESFLDEDLKMKEFSDLFSGINLVPTFPEGKTKEWTFEIVTLDPSALKESFKSVEEVKGFAKMLINTEPARWRDLLRKQKVSPASVGPIKISQRAQLLDGNASYEDYRAIFSLGMGSPVLPEPIEHEGKVYVLRLAALSPVAAAPETKPSSQDYYRAWMEKLRDSAKVESSLEIEQ; this comes from the coding sequence GTGAGACAGACTATGCTGGATATCCTAAGAAAACACGCCTCTTCGTGGATGATCAAGGCGATACTCGCCTCGATCGTCGTCACGTTCATATTCTTCTTCGGCTGGAGCACCTTCCGCAAGGGCGCGAGCGAACCGTCCAAGACGGTGGCCACGGTCAACGGGCTCCCGATACCGGCCGCCGAGTTCCGCTTTCTCCTGGACCAGAACTACGAGAGGCTGCGCTCCTCCTTCAAGGAGGGGGAGGTGCCGGAATTCCTGAAAAAGATGGCCATGCAGGGCACGCTGGAGCAGCTCATATCCCGAACCCTCATGCGGGAGCAGGCGGACAAACTCGGCATCGTGATCCCGGACGAGATGCTCATCGACGCGGTCAAGGGCACGCCGGCCGCGCAGAGGGACGGGGAGTTCGACTATGTCTTCTATCGGGATGAGTACCTCCCCTACTTCAAGCAGAAGTTCGGCATCGACTTCGAGAGCTTCCTGGACGAGGACCTGAAGATGAAGGAATTCTCCGACCTCTTCAGCGGCATCAACCTAGTCCCCACATTCCCTGAAGGAAAGACGAAGGAATGGACCTTCGAGATCGTGACGCTGGATCCCAGCGCTCTCAAGGAGAGCTTCAAGTCGGTCGAAGAGGTCAAGGGCTTCGCAAAGATGTTGATCAACACGGAGCCCGCGCGCTGGAGAGACCTCTTGAGAAAACAGAAGGTCTCGCCTGCGAGCGTGGGTCCCATAAAGATCTCCCAACGAGCACAGCTGCTCGACGGCAACGCCTCGTACGAAGATTACCGCGCCATATTCTCCCTCGGCATGGGAAGCCCCGTGCTCCCGGAGCCGATCGAGCACGAGGGAAAAGTCTATGTGCTCCGGCTGGCGGCCCTCTCGCCCGTGGCGGCAGCGCCCGAGACTAAACCCTCCTCGCAGGACTACTACAGGGCCTGGATGGAAAAACTACGCGACAGCGCCAAAGTTGAAAGCTCCCTGGAAATAGAGCAATGA
- a CDS encoding HD domain-containing protein, whose product MNLSEDEIMKCIGVLVDAGGELYEVGGPVRDGLLGRTAKDRDFLCRRLSMKRVCALLAPHGKVVGVGKSFGIIKFSPHSRPEITVDIALPRRERSTGVKHRDFEVDFDPDMPVEEDLGRRDFTINAMARRVSDSQLIDPFGGAKDLSQKLLRMVFPKAFEEDPLRLIRGVQFAARFGLTIEPATWESMKEHAHLIKTVSGERIGMELVKLMSAQKPSKGFDLLSDSGLLAHVLPEIAAIKGIEQDKQPGDDVYSHTMRSLDAARSDDAVEHRGDINLMFAVLLHDTGKAKTARFHAPAGRIVFFGHQLVSRRLAERAMERLKLAAAGVDPKLVRTLIEHHMFETKANFTDRAIRRFVSKVGKETIFMLTDLRIADNRGGKHPAGIKGVLKLRKRIVEELAKKPPFGPKDLAIDGHALMELGVPEGPALGAVIAALVERTLDDPSLNTGDKLLALAREMMDNSNVADLASGRAHGRKTAARADKADVKETQS is encoded by the coding sequence ATGAACCTTTCCGAAGATGAAATAATGAAATGCATCGGCGTGCTCGTCGATGCAGGCGGCGAACTCTACGAGGTCGGCGGTCCGGTGCGCGACGGTCTCCTGGGAAGGACTGCCAAGGACCGCGACTTCCTCTGCCGCCGGCTCTCGATGAAACGGGTATGCGCCCTGCTCGCCCCCCACGGCAAAGTCGTCGGCGTCGGCAAATCGTTCGGCATCATAAAGTTCTCGCCTCACAGCAGGCCGGAGATCACCGTGGACATCGCGCTGCCCAGGCGCGAGCGCTCGACGGGCGTGAAGCACCGAGATTTCGAGGTGGACTTCGATCCCGACATGCCGGTCGAGGAGGACCTCGGCCGCAGGGACTTCACGATCAACGCAATGGCCAGGAGGGTCTCCGACTCTCAGCTGATCGATCCGTTCGGCGGAGCCAAGGACCTTTCGCAAAAACTCCTGCGGATGGTTTTTCCGAAGGCGTTCGAGGAGGATCCGCTGAGGCTCATCAGGGGCGTGCAGTTCGCGGCGCGATTCGGGCTCACGATCGAACCCGCGACGTGGGAGTCGATGAAGGAGCACGCGCACCTCATAAAGACCGTCTCCGGCGAACGCATCGGCATGGAGCTGGTCAAGCTGATGAGCGCCCAGAAACCGTCGAAGGGCTTCGATCTGCTGTCGGATTCCGGACTGCTGGCGCACGTGCTGCCCGAGATAGCTGCGATCAAGGGGATAGAGCAGGACAAACAGCCGGGCGACGACGTCTACAGCCACACGATGCGCTCGCTGGACGCGGCCCGTTCGGATGACGCAGTTGAGCATCGCGGCGACATCAACCTCATGTTCGCCGTCCTCCTGCACGACACCGGCAAGGCGAAGACCGCGCGCTTCCACGCGCCCGCCGGCCGCATCGTCTTCTTCGGGCATCAGCTGGTTTCCAGGAGGCTCGCGGAACGCGCGATGGAGCGCCTGAAGCTGGCCGCCGCAGGCGTCGACCCGAAGCTGGTGCGAACGCTCATCGAACACCACATGTTCGAGACGAAGGCCAACTTCACCGACCGCGCGATACGCCGTTTCGTCTCCAAGGTGGGCAAGGAGACGATCTTCATGCTCACCGACTTGAGGATCGCCGACAACCGAGGCGGCAAACACCCCGCCGGCATCAAGGGGGTGCTCAAGCTGAGAAAGCGCATCGTGGAGGAGCTCGCGAAGAAACCCCCGTTCGGCCCAAAGGATCTGGCAATCGACGGGCATGCTCTCATGGAGCTCGGCGTCCCAGAGGGACCGGCGCTCGGAGCGGTGATCGCAGCGCTGGTCGAGAGGACGCTGGACGATCCCTCGCTGAACACGGGGGACAAACTCCTTGCACTCGCCCGGGAAATGATGGACAATTCCAACGTCGCTGATCTCGCATCTGGGCGTGCGCACGGCCGAAAAACGGCGGCGAGGGCGGACAAGGCCGATGTCAAAGAAACACAATCCTGA
- the trxA gene encoding thioredoxin, with translation MAGNLIEVTDSTFQSEVLESQIPVLVDFWAAWCGPCRALAPSVEAIANEQHGKVKVCKMDVDSNPDVAGKLGIRSIPTIILFKAGQPAGQLVGNLPKAAIDDFLRMHA, from the coding sequence ATGGCCGGGAACCTGATCGAAGTGACTGACTCCACATTCCAAAGCGAGGTCCTCGAATCGCAGATACCGGTGCTCGTGGATTTCTGGGCGGCCTGGTGCGGGCCGTGCAGGGCGCTTGCGCCTTCCGTCGAGGCGATAGCGAATGAGCAGCACGGCAAGGTCAAGGTCTGCAAGATGGATGTGGACTCGAACCCGGATGTCGCGGGCAAGTTGGGCATCCGCAGCATACCCACGATCATCCTCTTCAAGGCAGGGCAGCCTGCGGGTCAACTGGTCGGCAATCTGCCCAAGGCAGCGATAGACGATTTTCTCAGGATGCATGCCTAA
- the thrS gene encoding threonine--tRNA ligase, with protein MTEKGDKELMELEMLRHSAAHVMADAVKRLFPGVKITIGPSIEEGFYYDFDYKRPFTSEDLAKIEQEMARIIDAKLPFICEEVTREGARAIFKDEPYKLELIDELPEGQRITIYRHGEFVDLCRGPHVEDTGKIGAFKLLSVAGAYWRGDEKRQQLQRIYGTAFQTKAELTDHLARLEEAAKRDHRKLGKELDLYSTMDEYGGGLILWHPKGGRIRDAIETFWKDQHYRNGYDILYTPHIGRATLWETSGHLDFYRDSMYSPMDIDGNDYYIKPMNCPFHIMVYKTQMRSYRDLPLRWAELGTVYRYEKSGVLHGLLRVRGFTQDDAHIICTPDQIDHEIREVLRFSLFMWKSFGFTDVKAYLATRPEKAVGEPARWDQAIAALKHAVAEEKLEYELDEGGGAFYGPKIDLKVRDALGREWQMTTIQFDFNLPERFDMEFVGSDGQRHRPYMVHRALLGSLERFFGVLIEHYAGAFPCWLAPVQALLLSVSEAQIPYAKQAAEKLSARGLRVSVDDRNEKLGLKIREAQLSKVPYMLVVGAKEAGAGTVAVRSRKEGDLGVMQLDAFAEKLAVEVAERVSA; from the coding sequence ATGACTGAGAAGGGCGACAAAGAACTCATGGAGCTCGAGATGCTGAGACACTCCGCGGCGCACGTGATGGCCGACGCGGTGAAGCGTCTCTTCCCGGGTGTGAAGATCACGATAGGCCCATCCATCGAGGAGGGCTTCTACTACGACTTTGACTACAAGAGGCCGTTCACCTCCGAGGATCTGGCGAAGATAGAACAGGAGATGGCGCGCATCATAGACGCCAAGCTCCCGTTCATCTGCGAGGAGGTGACCCGCGAGGGGGCCAGGGCGATCTTCAAGGACGAGCCGTACAAGCTGGAGCTTATCGACGAGCTGCCCGAGGGGCAGCGGATCACGATCTATCGCCACGGCGAATTCGTCGACCTCTGCCGCGGCCCCCACGTGGAGGACACAGGCAAAATAGGCGCCTTCAAGCTCCTCTCCGTGGCCGGCGCATACTGGAGGGGGGACGAGAAGAGGCAGCAGCTGCAGCGCATCTACGGCACGGCATTCCAGACCAAGGCGGAGCTCACGGACCATCTCGCGCGCCTCGAGGAGGCTGCGAAGCGCGATCACCGCAAGCTCGGTAAAGAGCTCGACCTCTACTCCACGATGGACGAGTACGGCGGGGGGCTGATCCTGTGGCACCCGAAGGGCGGGCGCATCCGCGACGCGATAGAGACCTTCTGGAAGGATCAGCACTATCGGAACGGGTACGACATCCTGTACACGCCGCACATCGGCCGCGCGACGCTGTGGGAGACCTCCGGTCATCTCGACTTCTATCGCGACAGCATGTACTCGCCGATGGATATCGACGGCAACGATTACTACATCAAGCCGATGAACTGCCCCTTCCACATCATGGTCTACAAGACGCAGATGCGCTCTTACAGGGATCTGCCGCTCAGGTGGGCGGAGCTGGGCACGGTCTATCGATACGAGAAGAGCGGCGTGCTGCACGGCCTGTTGCGGGTGCGCGGCTTCACCCAGGACGACGCTCACATCATCTGTACGCCGGACCAGATCGACCACGAGATCCGCGAGGTGCTGCGCTTCTCGCTCTTCATGTGGAAGTCGTTCGGCTTCACCGACGTGAAGGCATATCTGGCCACGCGTCCGGAGAAGGCGGTGGGGGAGCCTGCGCGCTGGGACCAGGCGATCGCCGCTCTCAAACACGCGGTCGCGGAGGAGAAGCTGGAATACGAGCTGGATGAAGGGGGCGGGGCGTTCTACGGCCCGAAGATCGACCTCAAGGTCAGGGACGCGCTGGGGCGCGAATGGCAGATGACCACGATCCAGTTCGATTTCAACCTGCCGGAGCGGTTCGACATGGAGTTCGTTGGCAGCGACGGGCAGCGGCACCGGCCTTACATGGTGCACCGCGCGCTCCTCGGCAGCCTCGAGCGTTTCTTCGGAGTGCTCATCGAACACTACGCGGGCGCTTTCCCTTGCTGGCTCGCGCCGGTGCAGGCGCTCCTGCTTTCGGTGAGCGAGGCGCAGATCCCTTACGCGAAGCAGGCCGCGGAGAAGCTCTCGGCCAGGGGTCTCAGGGTGAGCGTGGACGATCGAAACGAGAAGCTCGGCCTCAAGATCAGGGAGGCCCAGCTCTCCAAAGTGCCCTATATGCTGGTGGTCGGGGCCAAAGAGGCGGGCGCTGGCACGGTCGCCGTGAGATCCAGGAAGGAAGGGGATCTCGGGGTCATGCAGCTCGACGCCTTCGCCGAAAAACTCGCAGTCGAGGTGGCGGAGAGGGTGTCCGCTTGA
- a CDS encoding rod shape-determining protein produces the protein MTAMFLDPILGLFSNDLAIDLGTANTLVYARGKGIIAAEPSVVAVQRDARGIKRVLAVGKEAKEMLGRTAGTIEAIRPMKDGVIADFEVTEAMLRYFIRKAHNRKTLIRPRIIVCIPFGVTEVEKRAVRESAETAGAREVYLIEEPMAAAIGAGLPITEPSGNMVVDIGGGTTEVAVISLAGIVFSKSIRIAGDKMDEAIIHYIKRKYNMLIGERTAEAVKIAIGTAYPDGEIRSMEIKGRDLVAGVPKTLEIHSEEVREAIVEPVNAIVEAVKITLERTPPELSADIVDRGIVLTGGGALLRNLDLLLREETGLPVRVADDPLSCVVLGSGKALERLDVFRGITVN, from the coding sequence ATGACAGCCATGTTCTTGGACCCGATCCTGGGTTTGTTTTCCAACGATCTTGCCATCGATCTCGGAACCGCCAACACGCTCGTCTACGCGAGGGGCAAGGGGATCATCGCAGCCGAACCCTCGGTCGTCGCGGTGCAGCGTGACGCGCGCGGCATCAAGCGCGTGCTCGCGGTTGGCAAAGAGGCCAAGGAGATGCTGGGCCGCACCGCCGGCACCATCGAGGCGATAAGGCCGATGAAGGACGGCGTGATTGCAGACTTCGAGGTGACCGAGGCGATGCTCCGCTACTTCATACGCAAGGCGCACAACCGCAAGACGCTCATCAGGCCGCGCATCATAGTGTGCATCCCGTTCGGAGTCACCGAGGTCGAGAAGAGGGCGGTGCGCGAGTCGGCCGAGACGGCAGGCGCGCGCGAGGTCTATCTCATCGAAGAGCCTATGGCGGCTGCGATAGGCGCAGGGCTTCCGATCACCGAACCGTCGGGCAACATGGTCGTGGACATAGGCGGCGGCACCACGGAGGTGGCGGTCATCTCGCTGGCCGGTATCGTCTTCTCGAAGTCGATCCGCATCGCGGGCGACAAGATGGACGAGGCGATCATCCACTACATCAAGCGCAAGTACAACATGCTCATAGGCGAGCGCACCGCCGAGGCGGTCAAGATCGCGATCGGCACCGCGTACCCGGACGGCGAGATACGCTCCATGGAGATAAAGGGCCGCGACTTGGTGGCTGGCGTCCCCAAGACCCTCGAAATACACTCAGAAGAGGTGCGCGAGGCGATCGTCGAGCCGGTCAACGCCATAGTCGAGGCGGTGAAGATAACGCTGGAGCGCACGCCCCCCGAGCTCTCCGCCGACATAGTGGACAGGGGGATCGTGCTCACGGGCGGAGGGGCCCTGCTAAGAAATCTCGACCTCCTGCTGCGCGAGGAGACCGGGCTGCCGGTCAGGGTCGCAGACGACCCGCTCTCCTGCGTGGTGCTCGGCTCCGGCAAGGCTCTGGAGCGCCTCGACGTCTTCAGGGGGATTACTGTTAATTGA
- a CDS encoding tetratricopeptide repeat protein, whose protein sequence is MSKKHNPDKARKHMAKADALFEKGKFEKALREYRKAEEFDPTLEGIYDKLNQAHDRTGRKWKMEDFAESVAWTMEHQAQGNPPIRQLHAQLSPEWQRASELAFRILASQGKEEIGAGIEELVGMGEIATRALIGILMDLKNKSLEPETAPDKPEAER, encoded by the coding sequence ATGTCAAAGAAACACAATCCTGACAAAGCTCGCAAGCACATGGCCAAGGCCGACGCCTTGTTCGAGAAGGGCAAGTTCGAGAAGGCCCTCCGCGAATACCGCAAGGCGGAGGAGTTCGACCCCACGCTCGAAGGAATCTACGACAAGCTGAATCAGGCCCATGACCGGACCGGCCGCAAATGGAAGATGGAGGACTTCGCCGAATCGGTCGCATGGACCATGGAGCACCAGGCGCAGGGCAATCCGCCCATCAGACAGCTGCACGCGCAGCTCTCCCCGGAGTGGCAGCGAGCCTCCGAACTCGCCTTCAGGATTCTAGCGAGCCAAGGGAAAGAGGAGATCGGCGCCGGGATAGAGGAGCTGGTCGGCATGGGGGAGATAGCTACCCGGGCGCTCATCGGCATACTCATGGACTTGAAGAACAAGTCCCTCGAACCAGAGACCGCTCCGGACAAACCAGAGGCTGAGAGATGA
- the rodA gene encoding rod shape-determining protein RodA: protein MIFGLKKFNEGFHWSMAFVTGALITIGLVNLYSAVYFWGEGGSIALFWSQLLWTAIGIVLMLFVTASDYRVFHRFAIPAYVVSCIFLVLPLVVGGAVRGTHGWLKLGPISLQPAEFAKVCYIFMAARYFADHPNLEGFTLVDLWKPALVMFLPCALIIAQGDMGSALFLILIFISMALFAKIKGRTLFLCAVIVMIAFAGIYTFGLKEYQRDRIFNFMHPEADVKGGGYHLVQSKIAVGSGRIFGKGYLRGNINKLRYLPERHTDFVFPVFAEEWGFAGSLVVLILYASLLLMGVDVAARARDRFGAFLSMGVVALLFWQIAVNLGGVLGLMPLTGVTLPLMSYGGSSMIAILLAVGLIFSVHIRRFRF, encoded by the coding sequence ATGATATTCGGCCTGAAAAAGTTCAACGAGGGTTTTCATTGGTCCATGGCGTTCGTGACGGGCGCCCTGATCACGATAGGGCTCGTCAACCTCTACAGTGCGGTCTATTTCTGGGGCGAGGGGGGGTCGATCGCGCTCTTCTGGTCGCAGTTGCTCTGGACCGCGATAGGCATCGTGCTCATGCTCTTTGTCACCGCCAGCGACTACAGGGTGTTCCACAGGTTTGCGATCCCCGCTTATGTCGTCTCCTGCATCTTCCTCGTCCTGCCCCTCGTCGTCGGCGGCGCGGTCAGGGGTACGCACGGCTGGCTCAAACTGGGGCCGATATCGCTGCAGCCCGCCGAGTTCGCGAAGGTCTGCTACATCTTCATGGCGGCGCGCTATTTCGCCGACCACCCGAATCTCGAGGGCTTCACCCTGGTAGATCTGTGGAAACCGGCGCTGGTCATGTTCCTGCCGTGCGCCCTGATCATCGCCCAAGGCGATATGGGTTCAGCCCTCTTTTTGATCCTCATCTTCATCTCGATGGCGCTCTTCGCAAAGATCAAGGGGCGCACGCTGTTTTTGTGCGCCGTGATCGTGATGATCGCGTTTGCCGGCATATATACGTTCGGGCTCAAGGAGTATCAGCGCGACAGGATATTCAACTTCATGCACCCCGAAGCCGACGTGAAGGGCGGCGGGTATCACCTGGTCCAGTCGAAGATCGCGGTCGGCTCGGGCAGGATCTTCGGAAAGGGGTATCTCAGGGGCAACATCAACAAGCTGCGCTACCTGCCGGAGCGCCACACCGACTTCGTCTTCCCCGTCTTTGCAGAGGAATGGGGTTTCGCAGGATCTCTCGTGGTGCTCATCCTCTATGCCTCGCTGCTCCTCATGGGGGTGGACGTGGCGGCCCGCGCCAGGGACCGTTTCGGCGCCTTCTTATCGATGGGCGTGGTCGCGCTGCTCTTCTGGCAGATCGCAGTGAACCTGGGCGGCGTGCTTGGGCTCATGCCCCTCACGGGCGTCACTCTGCCGCTGATGAGCTACGGCGGTTCTTCGATGATAGCGATATTGCTCGCCGTCGGGCTCATCTTCAGCGTGCACATACGGAGATTCAGATTCTAG
- the mrdA gene encoding penicillin-binding protein 2 produces MRLVQEYTADIEHRFKYATIAVLVLFAVVISRLFFLQVMRGDFYHFFSTENSIKETRIPAVRGMIFDRRGQVLVDNRPMFNITIVPQYVIDPKRMAASLADLIDISPEEIEAVWEKRSTQPKYQPLIVKQDVSMDEMILIKSHKNPWPDPSDPFDLRGVEVEVNYERNYPESNIATHLLGYVKEIDPDKLARMRLEHPGRYRLGDRIGVMGLEETWDKMLRGEDGYEERVVDAVGRQVDYKGIADELTVKPAEAGNSLKLTIDRDLQEIARDMFVERKGGAVAIDPNNGAILALYSSPSYDLNRLAGPGGAEYWAEVSSSPEKILLNRAIQGGYPPGSTYKIVVAIAALSEGVVKPDENVHCGGGLPYGGRVYHCHSTHGAISLQRAISQSCDVFFYNMGLRLGVDRLAKYANILGLGRKTGVPIPGEKPGLIPTSEWKEKRFGVPWQLGENLSIAVGQGYDVVVPIQNALLAAEVANGGKKLDLHLVDAAYDVSGKETYRWKPPEDLGDLPIDKEVLALVKSGMEGATKPGGTAGRLSWLYTVSMGGKTGTAQVISMDSGVRCVGEKCRDHAWFIGFAPTDKPEIAASVVVEHGGFGAAAAAPIVGAMLQRYYDITHGREKEGEAILKEKMKQAVKEDTRRLEAASEAVSEAAPEEAESPTDEILLAPVESPEEDVQ; encoded by the coding sequence ATGAGGCTGGTACAGGAATATACGGCGGACATCGAGCACAGGTTCAAGTACGCGACCATCGCGGTGCTCGTGCTGTTCGCCGTCGTCATCTCGAGGCTCTTCTTTCTTCAGGTGATGCGCGGCGATTTCTACCACTTCTTTTCCACCGAGAACAGCATCAAGGAGACGAGGATCCCCGCGGTCAGGGGGATGATCTTCGATCGCCGCGGCCAGGTGCTGGTCGACAACAGGCCGATGTTCAACATCACGATCGTGCCGCAGTACGTGATCGATCCGAAGAGGATGGCGGCCTCGCTCGCAGACCTGATCGATATCTCGCCCGAGGAGATCGAGGCGGTCTGGGAGAAAAGGAGCACCCAGCCGAAGTATCAGCCGCTGATAGTGAAGCAGGACGTCTCGATGGACGAGATGATCCTCATCAAGTCGCACAAGAATCCGTGGCCCGACCCATCCGACCCCTTCGACCTGCGAGGCGTTGAGGTCGAGGTGAACTACGAGCGCAACTATCCCGAATCCAACATCGCGACCCACCTGCTTGGCTACGTGAAGGAGATCGATCCGGATAAGTTGGCCCGCATGAGGTTGGAGCATCCCGGACGTTACCGCCTGGGCGACAGGATCGGGGTCATGGGACTTGAAGAGACGTGGGACAAGATGCTCCGCGGCGAGGACGGCTACGAGGAGCGCGTCGTGGACGCGGTGGGCAGACAGGTGGATTACAAGGGCATAGCCGACGAGCTCACGGTGAAGCCGGCGGAGGCGGGAAACAGCCTCAAACTCACCATAGACCGGGATCTTCAGGAGATCGCGCGAGACATGTTCGTCGAGCGAAAGGGGGGCGCCGTCGCGATCGATCCGAACAACGGCGCGATACTGGCTTTGTACAGCTCGCCCTCCTATGATCTCAACCGCCTTGCCGGCCCGGGCGGTGCGGAATACTGGGCGGAGGTCTCCTCCTCGCCGGAGAAGATTCTCCTCAACAGGGCGATCCAGGGCGGGTATCCGCCGGGCTCGACCTACAAGATCGTGGTGGCCATCGCCGCGCTCTCCGAGGGGGTCGTGAAGCCGGACGAGAATGTGCACTGCGGGGGCGGCCTCCCTTACGGCGGCAGGGTGTATCACTGCCATTCAACGCACGGGGCGATCTCGCTGCAGCGGGCGATATCCCAGTCGTGCGACGTCTTCTTCTACAACATGGGGCTCAGGCTCGGGGTCGACAGACTCGCGAAGTACGCGAACATCCTGGGTCTGGGAAGGAAGACCGGGGTGCCGATCCCAGGAGAGAAACCGGGGCTGATACCGACCTCCGAGTGGAAGGAGAAGCGATTCGGCGTTCCTTGGCAGCTGGGAGAGAATCTCTCCATCGCGGTCGGACAGGGGTACGACGTGGTCGTGCCGATCCAGAACGCGCTCCTCGCAGCGGAGGTCGCCAACGGAGGCAAGAAGCTGGACCTCCATCTCGTGGATGCCGCGTACGACGTGAGCGGGAAAGAGACGTACAGGTGGAAGCCGCCGGAAGATCTGGGTGATTTGCCGATAGACAAGGAGGTGCTCGCGCTGGTGAAATCGGGGATGGAAGGCGCGACGAAGCCGGGCGGCACCGCGGGGAGGCTCTCCTGGCTCTACACCGTGAGCATGGGGGGAAAGACTGGCACTGCTCAGGTTATTTCTATGGACAGCGGCGTGAGATGCGTGGGTGAGAAGTGCCGCGACCACGCGTGGTTCATCGGTTTTGCGCCGACCGACAAACCCGAGATCGCCGCCTCCGTCGTTGTCGAGCACGGCGGGTTCGGCGCTGCGGCCGCGGCCCCGATAGTGGGTGCCATGCTCCAGAGGTACTACGACATCACGCACGGTCGCGAGAAAGAGGGGGAGGCCATCCTCAAGGAGAAGATGAAGCAGGCGGTGAAGGAAGACACGCGTCGGCTCGAGGCTGCGTCTGAGGCTGTGTCTGAGGCTGCACCCGAGGAGGCGGAGTCGCCCACGGATGAGATACTGCTTGCGCCTGTGGAGTCTCCCGAAGAGGATGTTCAGTGA